A window of Betaproteobacteria bacterium genomic DNA:
TCGTTCCACTGCTGGTCGCGCGCGGGTTGAAGGTTTCGGTGATCAAGCACGCTCACCATGCTTTCGACGTCGACCGGCCGGGGAAGGATTCGTACCGCCACCGGCAAGCCGGGGCGACGGAAGTCTTGGTAAGTTCGGGCGTGCGCTGGGCGCTGATGCATGAGTTGAGGAACGAATCCGAACCCGAGTTGCCGGCGTTACTCGAGCGGCTTACGCCGTGCGATCTGGTCCTCGTGGAAGGTTTCAAGAAGCAGGCCATTCCCAAAATCGAGATCCACCGGCTGGCCGCCGCCACGCCACTGCTGTTCCCCGACGATACCCATATCGTAGCGCTGGCGACCGACGCCAGAATCCCCACTGCGCTGCCGACTTTCGGCCTGGAAGACCACACTGGGATTACCCGGTTCATGCTCAAGCACCTGGAGCTGGCGTAAATACGATGGCTGCATTGACCCTGCAAGTCGGCGATAATTGAGGCCATGACACCCAACGATTCCCGGATCGCCACCGTAGAAGTGCTTTATTTCGCCCGGCTGCGCGAGGTTTTCGGCCGCGAGCGCGAGCAGGTCGAATTGCCTGGCAATGTGCAGGATGTCGCGGGCCTGACGGCCTGGCTGCGCAGCCGCGGAGAGGCGTGGGAACGCGAACTGGCACCGGGCAAACCGGTCCGTATTGCCGTCAATCAGGATATGGCCGCAGCCGATACGCCGGTCGGCAACGGCGACGAAGTGGCTTTCTTTCCGCCGGTCACCGGAGGCTAGTGTGACGGTACGCGTACAGTTCGGGGATTTCGACGTTGGCGCGGAAATGGCCGCCATGCGGCACGGCAATCCGAAGATCGGTGCCATTGCGAGTTTCGTCGGCGTGGTACGCGACCTGAACGAAGGTGCGGACGTCGACGAGATGACGCTCGAACACTATCCCGGCATGACCGAAAAGGCGCTGGAAAAAATTGTCGGGGAGGCGAAGGCGCGCTGGGATATCTATGATGCCCTGGTCGTGCATCGCGTCGGCACGCTCAAGCCCACCGACCAGATCGTGCTGGTGGTGGTGGGGAGCGCGCATCGCGGCGAGGCCTTCCAGGCTTGCGAATTCCTGATGGATTACCTCAAGACGCGCGCCCCGTTCTGGAAGAAAGAAAACACACCGGAAGGTGGGCGCTGGGTTGATGCACGCACGGCGGATGATGCCGCCGCCGATCGCTGGTCCTGAAGGCCCCACGCATGGCAAAGACTCCTCCCTCCAGGAAGTCGTCGAAGCAGGACCTCAGGCCGCAGATCCGCATCATGTTCCGCAAGGCGATCGCGATGGGGCCGGGCAAGGCCGACCTGTTGCGGGCGATCAACGAGACCGGATCGATCTCGGCCGCCGCGCGGCAGATGGAAATGTCGTATCGCCGCGCGTGGCTGCTGGTGGACACCATGAATCAGGCTTTCAAATCACCGGTGGTGGTCACCCTGACCGGCGGCAAGGCGGGCGGTGGCGCCGCCGTGACCGAGTTCGGCAAGGAAGTGCTGCGCCGCTACAGCGCCATGGAAGAGAAGGCCAGCGCAAGTGTCGCCAGGGAGCTGCGCAGTTTCACCGACATGATGAACGGCGGCTGACTGCTCTATTCCTTTCGTCAGACGCGGGCGTCCTGGCCGCGTATCCGGAATTCAAACCACGAGTTAACGCTCTCTTGGTCTTTGACCAATAATCCCACGCGCGCCGCAGTAGGCGAAAAAAATGGCCAGAGCGCACGCGATACGGGCGCCCGCCC
This region includes:
- the mobB gene encoding molybdopterin-guanine dinucleotide biosynthesis protein B, yielding MKIFGFAAYSGSGKTTLIENLVPLLVARGLKVSVIKHAHHAFDVDRPGKDSYRHRQAGATEVLVSSGVRWALMHELRNESEPELPALLERLTPCDLVLVEGFKKQAIPKIEIHRLAAATPLLFPDDTHIVALATDARIPTALPTFGLEDHTGITRFMLKHLELA
- the moaD gene encoding molybdopterin converting factor subunit 1; protein product: MTPNDSRIATVEVLYFARLREVFGREREQVELPGNVQDVAGLTAWLRSRGEAWERELAPGKPVRIAVNQDMAAADTPVGNGDEVAFFPPVTGG
- the moaE gene encoding molybdopterin synthase catalytic subunit MoaE, giving the protein MTVRVQFGDFDVGAEMAAMRHGNPKIGAIASFVGVVRDLNEGADVDEMTLEHYPGMTEKALEKIVGEAKARWDIYDALVVHRVGTLKPTDQIVLVVVGSAHRGEAFQACEFLMDYLKTRAPFWKKENTPEGGRWVDARTADDAAADRWS
- a CDS encoding LysR family transcriptional regulator; this encodes MAKTPPSRKSSKQDLRPQIRIMFRKAIAMGPGKADLLRAINETGSISAAARQMEMSYRRAWLLVDTMNQAFKSPVVVTLTGGKAGGGAAVTEFGKEVLRRYSAMEEKASASVARELRSFTDMMNGG